The Montipora capricornis isolate CH-2021 chromosome 3, ASM3666992v2, whole genome shotgun sequence genome window below encodes:
- the LOC138040494 gene encoding uncharacterized protein → MANLPMDRIEPSPPFTYCGMDCFGPFMIKEGRREMKKYAVIFTCMNSRAAHIEVLDDMTTDAFLNALRCFTAMRGPVHQLRSDQGSNFVGARNELAAAIKEMNVNKIASHLRDHDREFLLNPPYSSHRGGVWERQIKTIRSILDHLLKDFAGRLDTSSFRTFLYEAMAIINSRPLSTQCLSDPLSPIPLTPNHLLTMTQRVYSPPPGCFTPEDVYARKRWRRVQYVVEQFWSRWRKEYLANLNTRHKWPRSKRNLKVGDIVIISEDAPRAQWPLGKIVEATKDKQGLVRTVKILVGTKSQTKGPSIIERAVHKVVLLFEATERE, encoded by the coding sequence ATGGCTAACCTTCCAATGGACAGAATTGAACCATCCCCCCCTTTCACATACTGTGGTATGGACTGCTTTGGACCGTTCATGATTAAGGAGGGTAGAAGAGAAATGAAGAAGTATGCAGTTATTTTCACTTGTATGAATTCCCGCGCCGCACATATCGAAGTCTTGGATGATATGACAACAGATGCGTTCCTTAACGCCTTAAGATGTTTCACAGCCATGAGAGGGCCAGTACATCAGTTACGATCAGATCAAGGATCCAACTTTGTTGGTGCAAGAAACGAACTTGCGGCTGCCATTAAAGAAATGAACGTGAACAAGATTGCTTCACACCTACGTGATCACGACCGCGAATTTCTTCTGAATCCTCCTTATTCAAGTCATCGTGGTGGAGTGTGGGAGCGGCAGATTAAAACCATCAGAAGTATATTGGATCATCTCCTGAAAGATTTCGCTGGACGCCTAGACACATCATCATTCCGCACCTTTCTTTATGAAGCAATGGCCATAATTAACAGTCGTCCTTTGTCTACACAATGCTTAAGTGATCCTCTAAGCCCGATACCTTTGACGCCAAATCATCTTCTCACAATGACGCAAAGAGTCTACTCTCCTCCACCCGGATGTTTCACGCCAGAAGATGTCTACGCTCGCAAGCGCTGGAGACGGGTGCAGTACGTGGTGGAACAGTTTTGGTCTCGCTGGCGCAAGGAGTACCTTGCAAATTTGAATACAAGACACAAATGGCCCAGATCGAAGCGAAATCTCAAGGTGGGAGACATTGTCATCATTTCGGAAGACGCCCCTCGTGCCCAATGGCCACTTGGAAAGATCGTAGAAGCCACAAAAGACAAACAAGGTCTTGTACGCACCGTTAAGATTCTCGTGGGCACCAAGAGCCAAACAAAAGGACCATCAATCATCGAAAGAGCAGTACACAAGGTGGTCCTCCTTTTTGAAGCTACTGAAAGAGAGTGA